One Prinia subflava isolate CZ2003 ecotype Zambia chromosome 8, Cam_Psub_1.2, whole genome shotgun sequence DNA window includes the following coding sequences:
- the TMEM132E gene encoding transmembrane protein 132E — protein sequence MASPEKMLPGPAALLCCLCSLLLPAQAKSPAPSPEPTEPAGAILLPVSYRLSNTRLAFFLKELGASPAGNGSAPLQRSEPFVVFQTKELPVLNVTLGPFSTGLVLPKEHLQPSSTLEVPDRLTVNWKVRAFIVQPRLVASQPVVQVLFYVAGRDWDDFEVTERLPCVRLHAFRDARELRSSCRLRGSLAMCLVQAELPHAWFGPSAVPLGRRKSAEGLEVVPGESQQAELYYTLHSPDGAGQCLGDVGARRGAGGARTEGPTQHPLLRIGSVSLLQPPAGPALQEHRLDGNVFIRLPDKPLKPGEVLSILLYLMSNSTVEHFTLRVKAKKGVNLLSTKSRSGQWLVSSELLTGGKHSTATVDVSRVEGAGPRDGDSSSEIMQLDFEMENFTSQSVTRRIMWHIDYRGRNPPPDLEKVVTELTVIQRDIRAIVPLAMDTEIINTAILTGRTVAIPVKVIAIELSGVIVDVSAMVECKSENEDIIKVSSSCDYVFVSGKESRGSMSARVTFTYEHLSAPLEMTVWVPKLPLHIELSDARLSQVKGWRVPILPDRRSVRDSEHDEDEDERKQSRGCALQYQHSTLQVFTQFHTTAAEGTGQMVTMLGPDWLVEVTDLVSDFMRVDDPRVAHMVDSSTLAGREPGTTLFKVVSPLVEAVLGETLVTVAEEKVSITDLKAQVVSSLSLSLHPSPGNSHTIIARTSVQQTLSFFKQEALLSLWISYSDGTTAPLSLYDPKDYNLVVSSLDEKVVSVTQDRAFPLVVAESEGAGELLRAELVICESCQKTKRKSVLFTALATVRVHFGSEEDPTYDYDHVSGRPGLGEAGASTTLRAEVDRKAEPSQDSRTSGASHPTEDFPTIPTGFVQVTRGLTDLEIGMYALLGVFCLAILVFLINCIVFVLKYRHKRIPPEGQTNMDHSHHWVFLGNGQPLRAHNDLSPQPESPGNPLENVQTCCHGDHHSSGSSQTSVQSQVHGRGDGSSGGSTRDQSEDPLNSPTSKRKRVKFTTFATMPSDELAYNSIPIADEEDLEWVCQDMGLQDPEELHNYIRRIKEIA from the exons cccaggcCAAGagcccagcccccagccctgagcccaccGAGCCCGCCGGTGCCATCCTGCTGCCCGTGAGCTACCGCCTGTCCAACACCCGCCTGGCCTTCTTCCTcaaggagctgggagccagCCCCGCGGGCAACGGCAGCGCCCCTCTGCAGCGCTCCGAGCCCTTCGTCGTCTTCCAGACCAAGGAGCTGCCCGTCCTCAACGTCACCCTGGGGCCCTTCAGCAcggggctggtgctgcccaAGGAGCACCTGCAGCCCTCCAGCACGCTGGAGGTGCCCGACCGCCTCACGGTCAACTGGAAGGTGCGCGCCTTCATCGTGCAGCCGCGGCTGGTGGCCAGCCAGCCCGTGGTCCAAGTGCTCTTCTACGTGGCCGGCCGTGACTGGGACGACTTCGAGGTGACGGAGCGGCTGCCGTGCGTGCGGCTTCACGCCTTCCGCGACGCCCGCGAGCTGCGCAGCTCCTGCCGCCTGCGGGGCAGCCTGGCCATGTGCCTGGTGCAGGCCGAGCTGCCCCACGCCTGGTTCGGGCCCTCGGCCGTGCCgctgggcaggaggaagagCGCCGAGGGCCTGGAGGTGGTGCCGGGGGAgagccagcaggcagagctgtacTACACGCTGCACTCGCCCGACGGCGCCGGGCAGTGCCTGGGGGATGTGGGCGCCCGGCGCGGCGCCGGCGGGGCGCGCACCGAGGGTCCCACGCAGCACCCTCTGCTGCGCATCGGCAGCGtcagcctcctgcagcccccggccgggcccgcgcTGCAGGAGCACCGCCTGGACGGAAACGTCTTCATCCGCCTGCCCGACAAGCCGCTGAAGCCCGGAGAGGTGCTGAGCATCCTCCTCTACCTGATGTCCAACTCCACGGTGGAGCACTTCACGCTCAG GGTGAAGGCCAAGAAAGGTGTGAACCTGCTCAGCACCAAGTCCAGGAGCGGGCAGTGGCTGGTGAGCTCGGAGCTGCTGACAGGGGGCAAACACTCCACGGCCACCGTCGATGTGTCCAGGGTGGAAGGGGCTGGGCCCAG ggatggggactcctCGTCTGAGATCATGCAGCTGGATTTCGAGATGGAGAACTTCACCAGCCAGTCGGTGACGCGCCGCATCATGTGGCACATCGACTACCGGGGCCGCAACCCCCCGCCGGACCTGGAGAAGGTGGTCACGGAGCTGACGGTCATCCAGAGGGACATCAGGGCCATCGTGCCCCTGGCCATG GACACGGAGATCATCAACACGGCCATCCTGACGGGGCGCACCGTGGCCATTCCCGTCAAGGTCATTGCCATCGAGCTGAGCGGCGTCATCGTGGATGTCTCGGCCATGGTGGAGTGCAAGTCTGAAAACGAGGACATCATCAAG GTTTCCAGCAGCTGCGACTACGTCTTCGTCAGCGGGAAGGAGTCGCGGGGCTCCATGAGCGCCCGGGTCACCTTCACCTACGAGCACCTGTCGGCCCCGCTGGAGATGACGGTGTGGGTGCCCAAACTGCCCCTGCACATCGAGCTCTCGGACGCCCGGCTGAGCCAAGTCAAGGGCTGGAGGGTGCCCATCCTGCCGGACAGGAG GTCGGTGCGGGACAGCGAGCACGACGAGGACGAGGACGAGCGGAAgcagagccggggctgtgccctgcagtaCCAGCACTCCACACTCCAGGTCTTCACGCAGTTCCACACCACGGCGGCCGAGGGCACGGGCCAGATGGTCACCATGCTGGGGCCGGACTGGCTGGTGGAGGTCACCGACCTGGTCAGCGACTTCATGCGCGTGGATGACCCGCGGGTGGCCCACATGGTGGACAGCTCCACGCTGGCTGGGCGGGAGCCGGGCACCACCCTCTTCAAG GTGGTGTCCCCGCTGGTGGAGGCGGTGCTGGGCGAGACGCTGGTGACAGTGGCGGAGGAAAAGGTCAGCATCACGGACCTGAAGGCCCAGGTGGTCTCCAGCCTCTCGCTGTCcctccaccccagccctggcaaCAGCCACACCATCATCGCCCGCACGTCCGTGCAGCAAACCCTGAGCTTCTTCAAGCAG GAAGCGCTGCTGAGCCTGTGGATTTCCTACAGCGACGGCACCACGGCCCCCTTGTCCCTCTACGACCCCAAGGACTACAACCTGGTGGTGAGCAGCCTGGACGAGAAGGTGGTGTCGGTGACCCAGGACCGGGCGTTCCCCTTGGTGGTGGCTGAGAGCGAGGGCGCGGGGGAGCTGCTGCGGGCGGAGCTGGTCATCTGCGAGAGCTGCCAGAAGACCAAGCGCAAGAGCGTCCTCTTCACGGCCCTGGCCACCGTGCGCGTCCACTTTGGGTCCGAGGAGGACCCCACCTACGACTACGACCACGTGTCCGgccggccggggctgggggaggccGGGGCCAGCACCACCCTGCGGGCAGAGGTGGACAGGAAAGCGGAGCCGAGCCAGGACAGCCGGACGTCCGGCGCGTCTCACCCCACCGAGGACTTCCCCACCATCCCCACCGGCTTCGTGCAGGTGACGCGGGGGCTGACGGACCTGGAGATCGGGATGTACGCCCTGCTGGGCGTCTTCTGCCTGGCCATCTTGGTCTTCCTCATCAACTGCATCGTCTTTGTGCTGAAGTACCGGCACAAGCGCATCCCGCCGGAAGGCCAGACCAACATGGACCATTCCCACCACTGGGTCTTCCTGGGCAACGGGCAGCCCTTGCGGGCTCACAATGACCTCTCCCCGCAGCCCGAGAGCCCGGGGAACCCGCTGGAGAACGTGCAGACCTGCTGCCACGGGGACCACCACAGCAGCGGGAGCTCGCAGACCAGCGTGCAGAGCCAGGTGCACGGGCGCGGGGACGGCTCCTCGGGGGGCTCCACGCGGGACCAGAGCGAGGACCCGCTCAACTCGCCCACCTCCAAACGGAAGCGGGTGAAGTTCACCACCTTCGCCACCATGCCCTCGGACGAGCTGGCCTACAACTCCATCCCCATCGCCGACGAGGAGGACTTGGAGTGGGTGTGCCAGGACATGGGGCTGCAGGACCCCGAGGAGCTCCACAACTACATCCGCAGGATCAAGGAGATCGCTTAA